Proteins found in one Aneurinibacillus uraniidurans genomic segment:
- a CDS encoding DegT/DnrJ/EryC1/StrS family aminotransferase, which translates to MECFEKPIMVTKSFLPPMEEYTEKIGEIWASAWLTNNGKFHNEFEKGLKKRLGVNEASLFVNGHLALETAIKTLKIKGEIITTPFTFASTTHAIINRGLEPVFCDIEEGTFNIDPEKIENLITEKTSAILPVHVFGNPCNVKKIQEIAKRYNLKVIYDAAHAFGVKVNDVGIGKFGDISMFSMHATKVFHSIEGGVLTYSNDKYKSEIELLKNFGISGPESVELTGINAKMNEFQAAMGIVNLNYIDEQIDKRKLITNKYRSLLSKIKGIKYLEDMEGVQHNYSYFPVLIDKEEYGLDRDELHEKLKEYNVFTRKYFYPLCTDFKCYRNYNDLYKLPVARYVADRVLTLPIYSDLELKDVEHICEIIMCAKV; encoded by the coding sequence GTGGAGTGTTTCGAAAAACCAATAATGGTTACAAAATCTTTTTTACCCCCCATGGAGGAATATACTGAAAAAATAGGAGAAATATGGGCGAGTGCTTGGTTAACCAACAATGGGAAATTTCACAATGAATTTGAAAAAGGCTTAAAAAAACGTCTGGGTGTTAATGAGGCTTCTTTATTTGTTAATGGACATTTAGCTTTAGAGACAGCCATTAAAACTTTGAAGATAAAAGGGGAGATTATTACAACTCCCTTTACATTTGCATCAACTACACATGCTATTATTAATCGCGGATTAGAGCCTGTATTTTGTGATATAGAGGAAGGGACGTTTAATATTGACCCAGAAAAAATAGAGAATCTTATTACAGAGAAAACAAGTGCGATTTTACCTGTTCATGTTTTTGGGAATCCTTGTAACGTTAAAAAGATCCAGGAGATCGCAAAAAGGTATAATCTTAAAGTTATATATGATGCTGCTCATGCTTTTGGTGTAAAAGTAAATGATGTTGGCATTGGAAAATTTGGGGATATCTCTATGTTTAGTATGCATGCAACCAAAGTATTTCATTCAATCGAAGGAGGGGTTTTAACTTACAGTAATGATAAATATAAGAGTGAAATCGAACTCCTGAAGAACTTTGGTATAAGCGGCCCTGAAAGTGTAGAATTAACAGGTATTAATGCAAAAATGAACGAGTTTCAAGCTGCAATGGGAATAGTGAATTTAAACTATATTGATGAACAGATTGACAAAAGAAAATTAATAACTAATAAATATAGAAGTTTGCTAAGTAAGATAAAAGGAATTAAATATTTAGAGGATATGGAAGGAGTTCAGCATAACTATTCGTATTTTCCGGTCCTTATTGATAAAGAAGAGTATGGTTTAGATAGAGATGAGCTTCATGAAAAATTAAAGGAATACAACGTTTTTACAAGGAAATATTTTTATCCTCTTTGTACAGATTTTAAATGCTATCGTAATTATAATGATCTATATAAATTACCAGTTGCTCGATATGTTGCGGATAGAGTTTTGACGTTACCTATTTACTCTGATTTAGAATTAAAAGATGTAGAGCATATATGTGAGATTATTATGTGTGCAAAGGTATGA
- a CDS encoding flagellin yields the protein MATADMAQEITEYTRFHIINQSATAMLAQANQLLQGVLQLLKG from the coding sequence ATTGCTACTGCTGATATGGCACAAGAAATAACAGAGTATACTCGTTTTCACATTATTAATCAGTCTGCTACTGCGATGCTAGCTCAGGCGAATCAGCTTCTACAAGGTGTACTACAGTTATTGAAAGGATAA
- the fliB gene encoding flagellin lysine-N-methylase, whose amino-acid sequence MTKTHIGLQPQYMGEFSCIGAECEDTCCQAWTITIDKETYKKYKNLPESPLKKKIIKSMGRIRKDANDYNYAKMKLDDQARCPLMTEQKLCGIQLELGERYLSHTCTVYPRQTNMVDGRIELSAAVSCPEVARLALLNPAGIDFDELEIEIEAKTPIFSILNTKAHGRDELAFYFWDLRFFTIKLLQNRMYSVADRLVLLGIFFDKLENIVQNKKIRQLPALIQEFEARVEAGKFLKDLSLLKIPSIVQLTITKGIASMMKGVNKNNRRYMECLHEMLEGLGYNEDIDEEARVQRYTSAYEKYYQPFMEQHDYIYENYMVNYVYRSMFPMKNTTHPFENFITLTVHFALIKLHLVGIAAFHKELTPSSVIRVIQILSRTVEHNHIYIKEIHKVLESHQFDNLAYLSVLIKN is encoded by the coding sequence ATGACGAAGACTCACATTGGACTACAGCCTCAGTATATGGGTGAATTTTCTTGTATTGGAGCAGAGTGTGAAGATACATGCTGCCAGGCATGGACGATAACAATTGATAAAGAAACATATAAGAAGTATAAAAATCTTCCAGAAAGCCCGTTGAAAAAGAAGATTATAAAAAGTATGGGCAGAATTCGTAAGGATGCAAACGATTATAACTATGCGAAAATGAAATTGGATGATCAGGCCAGATGCCCTTTGATGACGGAGCAGAAGCTATGTGGTATTCAGCTTGAACTGGGGGAGCGTTACTTATCACATACTTGTACTGTATATCCAAGGCAAACGAATATGGTAGATGGGAGGATAGAGTTGTCAGCTGCTGTATCCTGTCCGGAAGTTGCTCGTTTAGCCTTGCTGAATCCAGCAGGAATAGACTTTGATGAGTTAGAGATTGAAATCGAAGCGAAGACACCCATCTTTTCTATACTAAATACAAAAGCACATGGAAGAGATGAATTAGCTTTTTACTTTTGGGACTTACGCTTTTTTACTATTAAATTGCTGCAGAATCGTATGTATTCAGTAGCCGATCGACTTGTTCTATTAGGTATTTTCTTCGATAAATTAGAAAATATCGTTCAGAATAAAAAGATAAGACAGTTACCGGCCTTGATTCAGGAGTTTGAGGCACGCGTCGAGGCAGGTAAATTTTTGAAAGATTTATCACTTTTAAAGATCCCATCCATTGTACAACTTACAATTACTAAAGGAATTGCGAGTATGATGAAAGGAGTTAATAAAAACAATAGACGATATATGGAATGCCTTCATGAGATGCTGGAGGGACTCGGATATAACGAAGATATAGATGAGGAAGCAAGAGTTCAAAGATACACATCAGCTTACGAAAAATATTATCAACCGTTTATGGAACAGCATGATTATATCTATGAAAACTATATGGTTAATTACGTATACAGAAGTATGTTTCCAATGAAGAATACCACTCATCCTTTTGAAAATTTTATTACGCTTACTGTGCATTTTGCGCTTATCAAGCTTCATCTTGTCGGTATAGCGGCTTTCCATAAAGAACTTACGCCTTCATCAGTGATCCGAGTTATCCAGATTTTGTCCCGAACAGTGGAGCATAATCATATTTATATTAAGGAAATACATAAGGTGCTAGAATCTCATCAATTTGATAATTTAGCCTATTTGTCGGTTTTAATAAAAAATTAG
- a CDS encoding amino acid ABC transporter permease yields the protein MDWGVVYEYRELFIRGFGYTILFTSVGVGVGTILGLLLGLGRLSNNFLLRGFSIGYITLFRGTPLFVQILIIHFAVIPDVWGALVGGEPPGPVFSGFVALSLNAGAYIAEIFRGGIQSIDKGQMEAARSLGMNHGQAMRSVILPQAFKRMIPPLGNEFIALLKDSSILSIIAAPEFAYAGQATAKSTFERWPPYLTLAAGYLILTIVIARVVSYMEKRLRTDR from the coding sequence ATGGATTGGGGAGTCGTGTATGAATACCGTGAATTGTTCATTCGTGGTTTCGGATACACTATATTGTTTACATCGGTTGGCGTAGGAGTTGGAACAATCCTTGGCCTGCTGCTTGGGCTTGGTCGGTTGTCCAATAATTTTTTGCTTCGTGGGTTTTCGATTGGATACATTACATTGTTCCGTGGTACGCCGTTGTTCGTGCAAATTTTAATTATCCACTTTGCGGTCATCCCAGATGTTTGGGGGGCCTTGGTAGGAGGAGAACCACCAGGACCGGTGTTCTCCGGGTTTGTTGCGCTGTCACTAAATGCCGGGGCTTATATTGCTGAGATCTTCCGTGGAGGAATTCAGTCCATTGACAAAGGGCAGATGGAAGCAGCTCGTTCACTTGGAATGAATCATGGACAAGCGATGCGCTCGGTAATTTTGCCTCAGGCGTTCAAGCGGATGATTCCACCGCTTGGAAATGAATTTATTGCGTTATTAAAGGATTCATCTATCCTTTCCATTATCGCAGCACCTGAGTTTGCTTATGCAGGACAAGCGACAGCTAAATCGACATTCGAACGCTGGCCACCTTATTTAACACTTGCTGCAGGGTATCTAATCCTGACAATTGTGATCGCACGTGTGGTTAGTTATATGGAGAAACGCCTTCGTACAGACAGATAA
- a CDS encoding cold-shock protein, with product MMQGKVKWFNAEKGYGFIEREDGGDVFVHFSAIQSEGFKSLEEGQSVEFEIVEGARGPQAANVIKL from the coding sequence CTGATGCAAGGTAAAGTAAAATGGTTTAATGCTGAAAAAGGTTATGGCTTTATCGAACGTGAAGATGGTGGAGATGTATTCGTACATTTTTCTGCGATCCAATCTGAAGGTTTCAAATCGCTGGAAGAAGGACAAAGCGTTGAATTCGAAATCGTTGAAGGCGCTCGTGGACCGCAAGCAGCGAACGTTATTAAGTTGTAA
- the hpf gene encoding ribosome hibernation-promoting factor, HPF/YfiA family, with protein MQYNTRGENIEVTPALRDYVEKKIGRLERYFEETTAFSCNVTMRVQRGEHTVEVTIPMPGVILRAEDTNNDMYAAIDLVVEKLERQIRKHKTKVNRRNRQTGTGAVFLDVEPVFAAQEDDHEEEEAVQIVRTKRFNLKPMDAEEAVLQMEMIGHNFFVFQNGETDDVNVVYRRKDGRYGLIEPESV; from the coding sequence ATGCAATACAACACCCGTGGTGAGAATATTGAAGTCACTCCTGCACTTCGAGACTATGTAGAGAAGAAAATCGGGCGCTTAGAGCGCTACTTCGAAGAAACAACAGCATTTAGCTGCAACGTCACCATGCGCGTTCAGCGCGGGGAACATACCGTGGAAGTAACCATTCCGATGCCGGGGGTCATTCTTCGGGCGGAAGATACGAACAACGATATGTATGCGGCCATTGATCTGGTCGTCGAGAAGTTAGAACGCCAGATTCGTAAGCATAAAACAAAAGTAAACCGCAGAAACCGTCAGACTGGAACCGGGGCTGTATTCCTGGATGTAGAGCCGGTATTTGCGGCACAGGAAGACGATCATGAGGAAGAAGAGGCTGTCCAGATCGTCCGCACCAAGCGCTTTAACTTAAAGCCGATGGATGCGGAAGAAGCGGTTCTTCAGATGGAAATGATTGGTCACAACTTCTTCGTATTCCAGAATGGGGAAACGGATGATGTGAACGTGGTGTACCGCCGCAAAGATGGACGCTACGGTCTGATCGAACCAGAAAGTGTATAA
- the secA gene encoding preprotein translocase subunit SecA, with amino-acid sequence MLGILKKIIGDSNERDVKKLYKRVEKINALEPEIQALSDEELRNKTVEFKERLAKGETLDDILYEAFAVCREAGRRVLGMRHYDVQLIGGMVLHEGKIAEMRTGEGKTLVATLPTYLNALAGKGVHVITVNEYLAARDAEEMGQIYNFLGLTCAVNLNGMSPDEKRAVYAADITYGTNNEFGFDYLRDNMVLYKEQMVQRPLYYCLVDEVDSILIDEARTPLIISGEAEKSTELYKVAARFAQRLQEEKHYTIDIKANSVALTEAGVAEVERAFNIDNLYDNDHILLNHHVNIALKARALMKRDIDYVVDNGEIVIVDEFTGRLMQGRRYSDGLHQAIEAKEGLVVQNESMTLATITLQNYFRMYKKLGGMTGTAKTEEEEFQKIYGLYVVVVPTNKPVIREDKPDAIYKSEQGKYRAVVEDVEKHYKLGRPVLVGTTSIEKSELIASLLKRKGIPHEVLNAKQHAREAEIVSMAGRKGAVTIATNMAGRGTDIKLGEGVAEAGGLHIIGTERHESRRIDNQLRGRAGRQGDPGSSQFFISLQDELMRKFGAENIMGMMDRLGMEEDMPIESRMVSRAIEASQKRVEGANFDMRRNVLQYDDVMNQQRTVIYKQRHDVLEAETLRDVVIGMIMSHVERLVDIHCPDEVVEEEWELDALLAHCNGSFLHEGQLDKKDIWGKDREEIMEVFRELVEQLYTERESLMDEAEFREFEKVVVLRAVDSKWMDHIDAMDQFRQGIHLRAYGQTDPLREYQMEGFEMFNEMIATIEEEVATYIMKANVGNNLERQEVAKGQAVISSDEPAPKKPQRRQEPKVGRNDPCYCGSGKKYKNCCGQED; translated from the coding sequence ATGCTAGGAATACTTAAGAAAATTATTGGCGATTCCAACGAACGGGATGTCAAGAAATTGTACAAGCGCGTGGAGAAAATTAATGCGCTTGAACCCGAGATACAGGCTTTAAGTGATGAAGAATTGCGTAATAAAACGGTTGAATTTAAGGAGCGTCTAGCGAAAGGTGAAACGTTAGATGACATTTTATACGAAGCCTTTGCGGTTTGTCGGGAAGCGGGCCGCCGTGTGCTTGGCATGCGTCATTATGACGTACAGCTAATCGGTGGTATGGTGCTTCATGAAGGCAAAATCGCCGAGATGCGCACCGGGGAAGGGAAAACCCTCGTGGCGACCCTGCCAACGTATTTGAATGCGTTAGCGGGCAAAGGCGTACACGTGATTACGGTCAATGAATACCTGGCAGCACGTGACGCAGAGGAAATGGGGCAAATCTATAACTTCCTCGGCCTAACTTGTGCCGTCAACTTAAACGGCATGTCACCGGATGAGAAGCGTGCAGTGTATGCGGCTGATATCACATACGGTACGAATAATGAATTCGGGTTTGATTACTTGCGCGATAACATGGTGCTGTATAAAGAACAGATGGTACAGCGTCCGCTGTATTATTGTCTGGTCGATGAGGTGGACAGCATCCTCATCGATGAAGCACGGACTCCGCTCATTATTTCTGGAGAAGCGGAGAAATCGACGGAATTGTATAAAGTGGCGGCGCGATTTGCGCAGCGTTTGCAGGAAGAGAAGCATTACACGATTGACATTAAAGCAAATTCAGTTGCCCTAACGGAAGCAGGCGTGGCCGAAGTAGAGCGTGCGTTTAACATTGATAACTTGTATGACAATGACCATATTTTGTTGAATCACCATGTAAATATTGCGCTGAAGGCACGTGCGCTGATGAAGCGGGATATTGATTATGTCGTCGATAACGGTGAGATTGTCATTGTTGATGAATTCACTGGTCGTCTGATGCAGGGTCGTCGCTACAGCGATGGTTTGCACCAAGCGATTGAGGCGAAGGAAGGTCTGGTTGTGCAGAACGAAAGCATGACCTTGGCTACCATTACGTTACAGAACTACTTCCGGATGTATAAAAAGCTGGGCGGTATGACTGGTACAGCGAAGACAGAGGAAGAAGAGTTCCAGAAAATTTATGGTTTATATGTTGTGGTTGTTCCAACGAACAAGCCGGTCATTCGGGAAGATAAGCCGGATGCGATCTATAAGTCTGAGCAGGGAAAATACCGTGCCGTGGTTGAAGATGTAGAGAAACACTACAAGCTGGGCCGTCCGGTGCTTGTCGGAACGACATCGATTGAGAAATCAGAGTTGATTGCAAGCTTGCTGAAGCGCAAAGGGATTCCGCATGAGGTACTGAATGCGAAGCAGCATGCACGTGAAGCCGAAATCGTCTCGATGGCCGGACGCAAAGGTGCGGTTACGATTGCAACGAATATGGCGGGTCGTGGTACTGATATTAAGCTTGGCGAAGGTGTGGCAGAAGCGGGTGGTCTTCATATTATAGGTACGGAGCGTCACGAAAGCCGCCGCATTGATAATCAGCTGCGCGGTCGTGCTGGACGTCAGGGAGACCCTGGTTCTTCTCAATTCTTCATCTCGCTTCAGGATGAGCTGATGCGTAAGTTCGGTGCGGAGAACATCATGGGCATGATGGATCGTCTGGGCATGGAAGAAGATATGCCGATTGAGAGTCGAATGGTATCGCGTGCCATCGAGGCTTCCCAGAAGCGTGTAGAGGGTGCAAACTTTGATATGCGCCGTAACGTCCTTCAGTATGACGACGTGATGAATCAGCAGCGTACAGTCATTTACAAACAGCGTCATGATGTACTGGAAGCTGAGACACTGCGTGATGTCGTCATCGGTATGATTATGTCACATGTAGAACGTCTGGTTGATATACACTGCCCGGATGAAGTGGTCGAGGAAGAATGGGAACTGGATGCGCTTCTTGCACATTGCAACGGATCGTTCCTGCACGAAGGACAACTCGATAAGAAAGACATCTGGGGCAAAGACCGGGAAGAAATTATGGAAGTGTTCCGCGAGCTGGTTGAGCAGCTTTATACAGAGCGCGAATCGCTCATGGATGAAGCTGAATTCCGTGAGTTCGAGAAAGTTGTTGTACTGCGTGCCGTTGATAGTAAATGGATGGATCATATCGATGCGATGGATCAATTCCGTCAGGGTATCCACCTGCGTGCATACGGTCAGACTGACCCACTGCGTGAATATCAGATGGAAGGCTTCGAGATGTTCAATGAGATGATTGCTACGATTGAAGAAGAAGTAGCTACCTATATTATGAAAGCAAACGTCGGCAATAACCTGGAGCGCCAGGAAGTAGCCAAAGGGCAAGCGGTTATCTCATCGGATGAACCAGCACCGAAAAAGCCGCAGCGTCGACAGGAACCAAAAGTTGGACGCAATGATCCGTGCTACTGCGGTAGCGGCAAAAAGTACAAAAACTGCTGCGGGCAGGAGGACTAA
- the prfB gene encoding peptide chain release factor 2 (programmed frameshift) yields the protein MPLTEAKQQMSAIGKRLSEIRGSLDLPGKQKQIAALEEKMALPNFWDDNDMAQKVIGEVNVLKDAVTSIEGMETESEDIQVMMDLVAEENDESLIPDIIESVEGLQKRLEDYELQLLLSQPYDKRNAILELHPGAGGTESQDWAEMLLRMYTRWADKQGYKVETLDYLPGDEAGVKSVTLLIKGHNAYGYLKAEKGVHRLVRISPFDSSGRRHTSFVSCDVMPEIDDDITIEVRPDEIKVDTYRASGAGGQHINTTDSAVRITHVPTGVVVTCQNERSQIKNRERAMQMLKSKLYEREIQRQEEEAAQLRGEQKEIGWGSQIRSYVFHPYSMVKDHRTNKESGNVQAVMDGDVTPFIDAYLRQQLHHE from the exons ATGCCGTTAACGGAAGCAAAACAGCAGATGTCAGCCATCGGCAAACGTCTGTCGGAAATCAGGGGGTCTCTT GACCTCCCTGGCAAACAAAAGCAAATCGCCGCGCTAGAAGAAAAAATGGCGCTTCCGAACTTCTGGGATGATAATGATATGGCTCAGAAAGTTATCGGGGAAGTGAATGTGCTTAAAGATGCGGTGACATCGATTGAGGGCATGGAAACCGAGTCTGAAGATATTCAGGTCATGATGGATCTTGTCGCGGAAGAGAACGATGAGTCCTTGATTCCGGATATTATTGAGTCGGTGGAAGGGCTGCAAAAGCGACTGGAAGACTATGAACTTCAATTGCTCTTAAGCCAGCCGTATGATAAGCGAAATGCGATTCTGGAACTTCACCCCGGTGCAGGTGGTACCGAGTCGCAGGATTGGGCAGAGATGCTGTTGCGCATGTATACGCGCTGGGCGGATAAGCAAGGCTATAAAGTGGAGACACTTGATTACCTGCCAGGTGATGAAGCCGGGGTCAAGAGTGTTACGCTGCTGATTAAAGGTCATAATGCATACGGCTATTTAAAAGCGGAAAAAGGTGTGCATCGTCTTGTCCGCATTTCCCCGTTTGATTCATCAGGCCGTCGTCATACGTCATTCGTATCGTGTGATGTCATGCCGGAGATTGATGATGATATTACGATTGAGGTGCGTCCGGATGAGATCAAAGTTGACACATATCGGGCAAGCGGTGCAGGTGGTCAGCACATTAATACGACCGATTCTGCCGTACGGATTACGCATGTGCCAACCGGAGTTGTTGTAACGTGTCAGAATGAACGTTCCCAGATTAAAAACCGGGAGCGTGCGATGCAAATGCTGAAATCGAAGCTGTATGAACGCGAAATTCAGCGGCAGGAAGAAGAGGCGGCACAGCTGCGCGGCGAGCAGAAGGAAATCGGCTGGGGCAGCCAGATTCGTTCCTATGTATTCCATCCGTACAGCATGGTGAAAGACCATCGTACGAATAAGGAAAGTGGGAATGTGCAGGCGGTCATGGATGGCGATGTGACGCCGTTTATTGACGCTTATTTGCGCCAGCAGTTACATCACGAGTAA
- a CDS encoding YitT family protein, translated as MQATGAKRPNRAAPAAWAVVLREYVLLTIGAFLVAVAFNLFLNAFQIASGGVSGISIIINYLFGIKPAYTQWVFNFLFIILGFFTLGRQFGVKAIYGTFILPLFVLMTEGWQTITHEPLLAALYGGVGVGVGIGLVFRANASTGGTDLIAQIVHKYMGISLGVAVLAIDGFVVLTAAFVFGPEKALYALITLFVTGRTVDAVQMGLGYAKMAFIISEKRDEIRDAILYEMDRGVTRLSAHGGYTDEERPVLMCVVNQNQLGRLKAIVRQHDPNAFVIVSETHEVLGEGFRRN; from the coding sequence ATGCAGGCGACAGGAGCAAAGCGGCCAAACCGGGCCGCACCTGCTGCATGGGCGGTGGTGCTGCGCGAATATGTGCTGTTGACGATTGGTGCGTTTCTCGTCGCCGTGGCGTTTAATCTGTTTTTGAATGCATTTCAGATTGCGTCCGGTGGCGTGAGCGGCATCAGTATTATCATCAATTATTTGTTCGGGATTAAGCCCGCCTATACGCAGTGGGTATTTAATTTTTTGTTTATTATTTTGGGCTTTTTTACATTGGGCCGCCAGTTTGGCGTCAAAGCGATATATGGTACGTTTATTTTGCCACTGTTCGTTTTGATGACAGAAGGCTGGCAGACGATTACACATGAGCCGCTGCTTGCTGCCTTATATGGCGGTGTCGGTGTTGGTGTGGGAATCGGTCTTGTGTTTCGGGCGAATGCGTCCACAGGTGGCACAGATTTAATTGCCCAGATTGTACATAAATATATGGGCATCAGCTTGGGAGTAGCAGTTCTCGCCATTGACGGCTTTGTGGTATTGACAGCGGCATTTGTATTCGGACCGGAAAAGGCACTGTATGCACTGATTACGCTGTTTGTAACGGGTCGGACGGTGGATGCGGTCCAGATGGGCCTTGGCTACGCCAAAATGGCGTTTATTATTTCAGAAAAGCGTGATGAAATTCGGGATGCGATTTTGTATGAGATGGATCGCGGTGTCACGCGCCTGTCCGCGCACGGTGGGTATACAGATGAAGAACGTCCGGTCCTGATGTGTGTAGTGAATCAAAATCAGCTGGGACGTTTGAAAGCGATCGTTCGGCAGCATGACCCTAATGCCTTCGTCATCGTAAGCGAGACGCATGAAGTGCTTGGGGAAGGCTTCCGGCGAAATTGA